One region of Bdellovibrio bacteriovorus genomic DNA includes:
- a CDS encoding response regulator: protein MAKILIVDDQRSVLLTLEALLGKDGHLVTACTNAVEALHSLAQSAFDLVITDAVMPGSGDGYALTRTIRKQPLLAKIPVILLTGKREKSDIEKGIESGVNDYIVKPIDPELLLAKIRNLLVKKPEDTVQFSSASVRFKAEWETKTEITALSELGVTISSSTAVPVGKILRMNSPLFEEIGIPKIPLRIDSCEELTGTEPLFKIHAHFVGITEKELSPIRLWIRSKRSY, encoded by the coding sequence ATGGCAAAAATATTAATTGTAGATGACCAAAGAAGTGTTTTGTTAACACTGGAAGCGCTTCTCGGCAAAGATGGACACCTTGTTACTGCTTGCACAAATGCCGTAGAAGCTTTGCATTCGTTGGCGCAAAGCGCCTTTGACCTCGTAATTACCGATGCCGTGATGCCTGGAAGCGGTGACGGCTATGCGCTCACTCGCACGATCCGTAAGCAACCTCTTTTGGCGAAAATACCCGTGATACTTTTGACGGGCAAACGAGAAAAATCGGATATTGAAAAGGGGATAGAATCCGGTGTGAATGACTATATTGTGAAGCCGATCGACCCCGAGTTGCTTTTAGCGAAGATTCGCAATCTGTTGGTTAAGAAACCTGAAGACACGGTTCAATTTTCCTCTGCCAGTGTGCGCTTTAAGGCGGAATGGGAGACGAAAACAGAGATCACCGCTTTGTCTGAATTAGGAGTGACTATTTCTTCTTCAACAGCGGTGCCCGTAGGTAAAATTCTGCGTATGAACTCACCTTTATTTGAAGAAATTGGTATTCCCAAAATTCCTCTGCGTATTGATTCTTGTGAGGAATTGACTGGTACTGAGCCCTTGTTCAAGATTCACGCTCATTTCGTCGGGATCACGGAAAAAGAACTCTCTCCGATTCGTCTGTGGATTCGTTCAAAGCGCAGCTACTAA